The genomic segment AATCATAAGGTGGCTCCTCCTTCCCGGACGGATATGAAGACCAATATGGAAGAACTGATTCATCACTTTAAATTATTCACTGAGGGGATGCATATTCCTGCCGGTGAAGCGTTAGCCAGTGTCGAAGCGCCTAAGGGGGAGTTTTCTATTTACATGATTTCAGATGGCGCCAACAAACCTTATCGTTTAAAAATTCGTGCACCCGGTTATGCACATTTGTCAGGCTTGGATGAAATGACGAGGGGGCATATGATTGCTGACTTGGTGGCTATTATTGGTACGCAAGACATAGTGTTTGGGGAGATTGACCGGTGAGCTTATTATCTAAAGCATCCCTTGAAAAAATCGATCACGAGATAAACAAGTATCCTCCCGAGCAAAAACAATCGGCTGTGATGTCAGCCTTAAGAATTGCTCAGGAGGAGCATGGTTGGTTATCTACAGAGGTTATGGATAGTGTGGCGGCTTATTTAGGTATGCCGACCATCGCCGTGTATGAAGTGGCCACCTTCTATGAGATGTATAACACTAAACCTATGGGTAAGTATAAGCTTACTCTTTGTACTAATTTGCCTTGCGCTCTCTCTGGTGCGGATGCTGTATGTAAAAAACTCAAGGAGCGATTAGGCATTGACTTTAACGAAGTGACTGCAGATGGGCTCTTTAGTCTTAAGGAAGGGCAATGCTTTGGGGCCTGTGGCGATGCGCCTGTGCTCTTAATCAATAACCATGAGATGCGCTCTTTTGTGAGTGAAGAGAAATTAGACGACTTGTTAAAGGAGTTACAGTCATGACCCAAGTGATATTAGGTCAACTAGGTGACAACAAAGAACATACGTGGCGTTTAAATGATTATGTGAAACGCGGTGGCTATGAAGCCCTTAAAAAAATATTAAGTGGCATGAGTGCTGAGGCGGTGATTGATGAGGTGAAAAAGTCTGGTTTGCGCGGACGAGGCGGAGCGGGTTTTCCTACTGGCACCAAATGGACCTTTATGCCCAAAGAAGTGAGTGGTGAACGCTATGTGGTGTGTAACTCAGATGAAGGAGAGCCTGGTACTTTTAAAGATCGCGATATCCTGCGTTATAATCCCCATGCGGTGATTGAGGGCATGATTATAGCGGGTTTTGCGATGCGTGCTACCCGCGGTTACAACTATATTCATGGCGAGATTTGGTCAGTGTATGAGCGTTGTGAAGAAGCGGTTGCCGAAGCAAGAGCGGCAGGGTTTTTAGGCGAGCGTATTTTAGGCAGTGACTTTTCTTTTGAATTGTTTAATCACCATGGTTATGGCGCTTATATTTGTGGCGAAGAAACAGCCCTGTTAGAGTCACTGGAAGGAAAAAAAGGTCAGCCACGTTACAAACCTCCTTTTCCAGCCACCTATGGCTTATATGGTCGGCCTACCACCATTAATAATACAGAAACCTTTGCTAATATTCCCTGGATTATCCGTCAGGGGGGGGAAGCTTATCTGAATTTGGGTCGTCCAAATAACGGTGGTACCAAAATTTTTTCCGTATCAGGACATGTGAATCGCCCCGGTAATTACGAGGTCCCCCTGGGCACTCCTTTTGCTCAATTATTGGAGATGGCGGGAGGTATGAGAGGGGGTAAGACAATTAAAGCGGTGATTCCCGGTGGTTCCTCTATGCCTGTTATTCCTGGACACATCATGATGGACACGGATATGGATTACGACTCTATTGCTAAGGCAGGGTCTATGCTAGGTTCCGGTGCTGTTATTGTCATGGATGAGAGTACTTGCATGGTCAGAGCATTGGAGAGATTGTCTTACTTTTATCATGAAGAGTCCTGTGGTCAATGTACTCCGTGTCGAGAGGGCACAGGCTGGTTGTATCGTGTTGTTCACCGTATCGAAAAAGGTGAGGGACGTAGTGACGACTTGGATTTATTGTTATCCTTAAGCAACAATATTCAAGGGCGAACCATTTGCGCCCTAGGGGACGCAGCAGCCATGCCTGTACGCGCTTT from the Ferrovum sp. JA12 genome contains:
- the nuoE gene encoding NADH-quinone oxidoreductase subunit NuoE; the encoded protein is MSLLSKASLEKIDHEINKYPPEQKQSAVMSALRIAQEEHGWLSTEVMDSVAAYLGMPTIAVYEVATFYEMYNTKPMGKYKLTLCTNLPCALSGADAVCKKLKERLGIDFNEVTADGLFSLKEGQCFGACGDAPVLLINNHEMRSFVSEEKLDDLLKELQS
- the nuoF gene encoding NADH-quinone oxidoreductase subunit NuoF, yielding MTQVILGQLGDNKEHTWRLNDYVKRGGYEALKKILSGMSAEAVIDEVKKSGLRGRGGAGFPTGTKWTFMPKEVSGERYVVCNSDEGEPGTFKDRDILRYNPHAVIEGMIIAGFAMRATRGYNYIHGEIWSVYERCEEAVAEARAAGFLGERILGSDFSFELFNHHGYGAYICGEETALLESLEGKKGQPRYKPPFPATYGLYGRPTTINNTETFANIPWIIRQGGEAYLNLGRPNNGGTKIFSVSGHVNRPGNYEVPLGTPFAQLLEMAGGMRGGKTIKAVIPGGSSMPVIPGHIMMDTDMDYDSIAKAGSMLGSGAVIVMDESTCMVRALERLSYFYHEESCGQCTPCREGTGWLYRVVHRIEKGEGRSDDLDLLLSLSNNIQGRTICALGDAAAMPVRAFVTHYRDEFEYHITHKHCLVGATQVSEKAA